Proteins encoded together in one Microplitis mediator isolate UGA2020A chromosome 7, iyMicMedi2.1, whole genome shotgun sequence window:
- the LOC130670735 gene encoding protein unc-13 homolog 4B isoform X3, with the protein MDEEAMWKGFYEKIVKEKESKVEKTEHDLRPEKKYKMAHFAKCDTKHPYYAIAAFRMTQKPENKPVTVGSIYWKFVAHNFIHKRIQDSDGGFFENLGTLLAEKVRAQELAEGPLPVKSDNNYEEDVISEGGSIEEPTEALLESDSDRDENEQALDIVIGSVGWNIEELYTALVYMTQHQIGYDVTNECGREALLNHLQQAFKVDNELHSQVIEETQNMEAPVMHLNVEVIEAKELISKDSNGKSDPFCALYLESAPTRRYNTAVKTTTLTPVWEEHFELPLEDAENDTLCLEVWDFDAAETVPEKMSKVKDVKGVRGLVKLAKEIAVTATTGSHDNEFIGRCKIPLKDIPVTGHTTWYSLEKKNKSKRRGVVKLRLAFSAEHNTQVAAQEHRHLVRILLLHELETEKVEKYCWCGRWSAPSEALILQHSAQRGLLARNVSLAQWVEYSRIHQQHPLHFSVFNKVAVELLRPLENCLFSKDEEKLFWDATRKIIYSCLNSIRKIRRLSPGDKNVMTQMGAILGILSSISSLRIPEDFELFPTKMFGWFPEPDDTKVDVMKALEYSVIQGGAEWFDHILNNNTPESDSDDDALKYQIKVIQLIRADLQRAMEIYDRMFIKKINFPYARTLYIMYEKRISDMCMVIIEDVCLRLKRIEVDSHDEAELTLGTTLFELYLTLQRYAVLSNMFCLDGIDQMKIQSYHEWFRAGVSHWLDISVYKALRRIERAVEFDTLQPVDSSVQYSSSAVDTLTIFYQIKVFWTQLAWPDIEGSYTFIAKIIDDICKCTISYADMMASKAEKVDLQIQNSENNSSVYDNKFEVSNAWCFAINNIDYIRTSIEPLTHDLGLQDIIDSLSESKTQQEADRCRQTLQLLINNTTDTVKNKIIELLEVVASKMQPAMSRYLMEGAELIDTTSNAMDRLLQYLDSNITTLHDNLNEDNFERVLLVIWEIMSETLYRLVHSNLEKRRPPSFYSNLNRTLHTLIRFFNLGADETANVQILEKIERLLSLHGLETAELIHRYHLERAQEQKNIKEASLGMLTVRAQFISNSLNVQILNARNLRPMDSNGDLIGKLSTLERKLHSKSKQPTKRLKEMKTRKCDSYVKIRLLPEEKFCDVKLPKTHVQKETLFPLFDETVNISLTPEQRNIEDAIVVFDVKDKDFLRTRFMAEAFLQFSDIPDTGHDVGIDSLDQIHLKLSRPVDKTTDVIRALEHRKGDNQAMDFIAKFNAKLNSR; encoded by the exons atggATGAAGAAGCGATGTGGAAAggattttatgaaaaaatagttaaagaaaaagaatcaaaagttgaaaaaacaGAACATGATctcag gcctgaaaaaaaatacaaaatggCTCATTTTGCAAAATGTGATACAAAACATCCTTACTACGCAATTGCGGCATTTCGAATGACCCAAAAGCCAGAAAATAAACCTGTCACAGTAGGAAGTATATATTGGAAGTTCGTTGCGCACAACTTTATCCACAAAAG aattcAAGATTCAGACGGAGGATTTTTCGAGAACTTGGGAACGTTATTAGCAGAAAAAGTTCGAGCTCAAGAGCTTGCAGAAGGACCGCTACCAGTTAAATCTGACAATAATTACGAGGAGGATGTAATAAGCGAGGGAGGAAGTATAGAAGAACCAACTGAAGCTCTACTGGAATCCGACAGTGATAGAGATGAAAATGAACAAGCTTTGGATATTGTCATTGGCTCAGTTGGTTGGAAT ATCGAAGAACTTTATACGGCTCTTGTTTATATGACGCAACACCAAATCGGTTATGATGTTACAAATGAATGTGGACGGGAAGCTTTGCTTAACCATCTGCAGCAAGCTTTCAAGGTTGACAATGAGTTACATTCGCAAGTTATAGAGGAAACTCAAAACATGGAG GCACCGGTAATGCATCTAAATGTTGAAGTAATCGAAGCTAAAGAGCTTATTTCAAAAGATTCAAATGGCAAAAGTGATCCATTTTGTGCACTTTATCTTGAATCAGCACCAACTCGAAGATACAACACGGCTGTTAAGACAACAACATTGACTCCAGTTTGGGAGGAACATTTTGAATTACCTCTAGAAGATGCCGAAAATGATACTCTGTGTCTTGAAGTTTGGGATTTTGATGCAGCTGAAACGGTACCGGAAAAAATGAGCAAAGTAAAAGATGTTAAAGGTGTACGTGGATTAGTAAAACTAGCTAAAGAAATTGCAGTTACTGCGACGACTGGTAGTCatgataatgaatttattggTCGATGTAAAATACCATTGAAAGACATTCCGGTAACTGGACACACAACATGgtattcacttgaaaaaaaaaataaatctaaacgACGTGGTGTCGTTAAACTCAGACTGGCATTCAGTGCAGAACATAATACTCAAGTTGCAGCACAAGAGCATCGGCATCTAGTTAGAATTTTACTTCTTCATGAATTGGAAAcagaaaaagttgaaaaatattgttggtgTGGTCGTTGGTCTGCTCCATCTGAAGCTTTGATTCTTCAACATAGTGCGCAACGTGGATTGTTAGCAAGAAATGTTTCATTGGCGCAATGGGTTGAATACTCACGTATTCATCAACAACATCCGCTTCatttttctgtttttaatAAAGTCGCTGTCGAATTACTCAGACCGTTGGAAAATTGTTTGTTTTCAAAAGacgaagaaaaattattctggGATgctacaagaaaaattatttattcgtgtTTAAATAGCATTAGAAAAATAAGAAGACTTTCTCCTGGTGATAAAAATGTTATGACACAAATGGGCGCTATTTTAGg aatccTATCATCTATTTCTTCACTTCGAATTCCTGaggattttgaattatttcctacaaaaatgtttGGCTGGTTTCCTGAGCCAGATGATACAAAAGTTGACGTGATGAAGGCATTAGAGTATTCAGTAATTCAAGGCGGAGCTgaatg GTTTGATCatatattgaataataatactcCAGAAAGTGATAGTGACGATGATGCACTTAAGTATCAAATAAAAGTAATCCAATTAATTAGAGCAGATCTTCAGCGGGCAATGGAAATTTATGACCGtatgtttatcaaaaaaattaattttccctACGCACGTACACTTTACATCATGTATGAAAAACGAATAAGTGATATGTGTATGGTAATTATTGAAGACGTGTGTCTTCGATTAAAACGAATTGAAGTTGACAGTCACGATGAAGCAGAACTTACATTAGGGACAACATTATTTGAGCTGTATCTCACTCTACAACGATACGCTGTTTTAAGTAACATGTTTTGTCTTGACGGAATTGAtcaaatgaaaattcaaagcTACCACGAATGGTTTAGAGCTGGAGTTTCGCATTGGTTAGATATATCTGTGTACAAAGCATTAAGAAGAATTGAAAGAGCTGTTGAGTTTGATACACTTCAACCAGTTGACTCCAGTGTGCAGTACAGTTCAAGTGCCGTTGATACTTTAACGATATTCTACCAAATAAAAGTCTTCTGGACTCAATTAGCTTGGCCAGACATCGAAGGCTCCTACACCTTTATTGCTAAGATAATAGATGATATCTGTAAGTGTACGATTTCATATGCTGATATGATGGCGTCAAAAGCTGAAAAAGTTGATCTACAAATTCAGAATTCAGAAAACAATAGCAGTGTTTATGACAACAAATTTGAAGTATCAAATGCTTGGTGCTTTGCTATCAATAACATTGACTACATTAGAACTTCAATCGAACCCTTGACTCATGATTTAGGTCTCCAAGACATCATTGATAGTCTAAGTGAAAGCAAAACTCAACAGGAAGCTGACCGTTGTCGACAAACTCTGCAACTTCTCATCAACAATACTACggacactgtaaaaaataaaattatcgaatTACTTGAAGTTGTAGCAAGTAAAATGCAGCCTGCTATGAGTAGATATTTGATGGAAGGCGCTGAGTTAATAGACACTACGAGCAATGCAATGGATCGCTTGCTACAGTATTTAGATTCAAATATCACGACATTGCATGATAATCTTAATGAAGATAATTTTGAACGTGTTCTTTTGGTTATCTGGGAAATAATGTCAGAAACTTTGTATAGACTCGTGCattcaaatttggaaaaacGTAGACCTCCatcattttattcaaatcttaATCGTACTTTACATACATTAAtaagatttttcaatttggGTGCTGATGAGACTGCAAATGtacaaattttggaaaaaatagaACGGCTTCTTAGTCTTCATGGACTTGAAACAGCGGAATTGATTCATCGGTATCATTTGGAACGGGcacaagaacaaaaaaatattaaggaaGCTTCCCTTGGAATGCTCACCGTTCGTGCCCAATTCATCAGCAATTCATTGAATGTACAAATTCTAAATGCCCGAAATCTCCGCCCTATGGATAGTAATG gagATTTAATAGGCAAGCTGTCTACTCTTGAGCGCAAACTACATTCAAAGAGTAAACAACCGACTAAAAGACTGAAAGAGATGAAGACAA GAAAATGTGATTCCTACGTAAAAATAAGACTATTGCCGGAGGAAAAATTCTGTGACGTAAAATTGCCGAAAACTCATGTGCAGAAAGAAACACTTTTTCCTCTTTTTGATGAGACTGTTAACAT TTCTTTGACTCCAGAACAAAGGAATATTGAGGATGCAATTGTAGTTTTTGATGTTAAAGATAAAGATTTTCTACGAACTAGATTTATGGCAGAAGCATTTTTGCAGTTTAGTGATATTCCTGATACCGGTCATGATGTTGGAATCGATTCTCTGgatcaaattcatttaaaattatcacgaCCAGTggataaaa caaCTGATGTAATTCGTGCCTTAGAACATCGAAAAGGAGATAATCAAGCGATGGATTTCATTGCTAAATTCAATGCGAAGTTAAATTCAAGataa
- the LOC130670735 gene encoding protein unc-13 homolog 4B isoform X4 has translation MDSFKFWRWARTLKKKPTIRSHPRFQRLTSTREIQDSDGGFFENLGTLLAEKVRAQELAEGPLPVKSDNNYEEDVISEGGSIEEPTEALLESDSDRDENEQALDIVIGSVGWNIEELYTALVYMTQHQIGYDVTNECGREALLNHLQQAFKVDNELHSQVIEETQNMEAPVMHLNVEVIEAKELISKDSNGKSDPFCALYLESAPTRRYNTAVKTTTLTPVWEEHFELPLEDAENDTLCLEVWDFDAAETVPEKMSKVKDVKGVRGLVKLAKEIAVTATTGSHDNEFIGRCKIPLKDIPVTGHTTWYSLEKKNKSKRRGVVKLRLAFSAEHNTQVAAQEHRHLVRILLLHELETEKVEKYCWCGRWSAPSEALILQHSAQRGLLARNVSLAQWVEYSRIHQQHPLHFSVFNKVAVELLRPLENCLFSKDEEKLFWDATRKIIYSCLNSIRKIRRLSPGDKNVMTQMGAILGILSSISSLRIPEDFELFPTKMFGWFPEPDDTKVDVMKALEYSVIQGGAEWFDHILNNNTPESDSDDDALKYQIKVIQLIRADLQRAMEIYDRMFIKKINFPYARTLYIMYEKRISDMCMVIIEDVCLRLKRIEVDSHDEAELTLGTTLFELYLTLQRYAVLSNMFCLDGIDQMKIQSYHEWFRAGVSHWLDISVYKALRRIERAVEFDTLQPVDSSVQYSSSAVDTLTIFYQIKVFWTQLAWPDIEGSYTFIAKIIDDICKCTISYADMMASKAEKVDLQIQNSENNSSVYDNKFEVSNAWCFAINNIDYIRTSIEPLTHDLGLQDIIDSLSESKTQQEADRCRQTLQLLINNTTDTVKNKIIELLEVVASKMQPAMSRYLMEGAELIDTTSNAMDRLLQYLDSNITTLHDNLNEDNFERVLLVIWEIMSETLYRLVHSNLEKRRPPSFYSNLNRTLHTLIRFFNLGADETANVQILEKIERLLSLHGLETAELIHRYHLERAQEQKNIKEASLGMLTVRAQFISNSLNVQILNARNLRPMDSNGDLIGKLSTLERKLHSKSKQPTKRLKEMKTRKCDSYVKIRLLPEEKFCDVKLPKTHVQKETLFPLFDETVNISLTPEQRNIEDAIVVFDVKDKDFLRTRFMAEAFLQFSDIPDTGHDVGIDSLDQIHLKLSRPVDKTTDVIRALEHRKGDNQAMDFIAKFNAKLNSR, from the exons aattcAAGATTCAGACGGAGGATTTTTCGAGAACTTGGGAACGTTATTAGCAGAAAAAGTTCGAGCTCAAGAGCTTGCAGAAGGACCGCTACCAGTTAAATCTGACAATAATTACGAGGAGGATGTAATAAGCGAGGGAGGAAGTATAGAAGAACCAACTGAAGCTCTACTGGAATCCGACAGTGATAGAGATGAAAATGAACAAGCTTTGGATATTGTCATTGGCTCAGTTGGTTGGAAT ATCGAAGAACTTTATACGGCTCTTGTTTATATGACGCAACACCAAATCGGTTATGATGTTACAAATGAATGTGGACGGGAAGCTTTGCTTAACCATCTGCAGCAAGCTTTCAAGGTTGACAATGAGTTACATTCGCAAGTTATAGAGGAAACTCAAAACATGGAG GCACCGGTAATGCATCTAAATGTTGAAGTAATCGAAGCTAAAGAGCTTATTTCAAAAGATTCAAATGGCAAAAGTGATCCATTTTGTGCACTTTATCTTGAATCAGCACCAACTCGAAGATACAACACGGCTGTTAAGACAACAACATTGACTCCAGTTTGGGAGGAACATTTTGAATTACCTCTAGAAGATGCCGAAAATGATACTCTGTGTCTTGAAGTTTGGGATTTTGATGCAGCTGAAACGGTACCGGAAAAAATGAGCAAAGTAAAAGATGTTAAAGGTGTACGTGGATTAGTAAAACTAGCTAAAGAAATTGCAGTTACTGCGACGACTGGTAGTCatgataatgaatttattggTCGATGTAAAATACCATTGAAAGACATTCCGGTAACTGGACACACAACATGgtattcacttgaaaaaaaaaataaatctaaacgACGTGGTGTCGTTAAACTCAGACTGGCATTCAGTGCAGAACATAATACTCAAGTTGCAGCACAAGAGCATCGGCATCTAGTTAGAATTTTACTTCTTCATGAATTGGAAAcagaaaaagttgaaaaatattgttggtgTGGTCGTTGGTCTGCTCCATCTGAAGCTTTGATTCTTCAACATAGTGCGCAACGTGGATTGTTAGCAAGAAATGTTTCATTGGCGCAATGGGTTGAATACTCACGTATTCATCAACAACATCCGCTTCatttttctgtttttaatAAAGTCGCTGTCGAATTACTCAGACCGTTGGAAAATTGTTTGTTTTCAAAAGacgaagaaaaattattctggGATgctacaagaaaaattatttattcgtgtTTAAATAGCATTAGAAAAATAAGAAGACTTTCTCCTGGTGATAAAAATGTTATGACACAAATGGGCGCTATTTTAGg aatccTATCATCTATTTCTTCACTTCGAATTCCTGaggattttgaattatttcctacaaaaatgtttGGCTGGTTTCCTGAGCCAGATGATACAAAAGTTGACGTGATGAAGGCATTAGAGTATTCAGTAATTCAAGGCGGAGCTgaatg GTTTGATCatatattgaataataatactcCAGAAAGTGATAGTGACGATGATGCACTTAAGTATCAAATAAAAGTAATCCAATTAATTAGAGCAGATCTTCAGCGGGCAATGGAAATTTATGACCGtatgtttatcaaaaaaattaattttccctACGCACGTACACTTTACATCATGTATGAAAAACGAATAAGTGATATGTGTATGGTAATTATTGAAGACGTGTGTCTTCGATTAAAACGAATTGAAGTTGACAGTCACGATGAAGCAGAACTTACATTAGGGACAACATTATTTGAGCTGTATCTCACTCTACAACGATACGCTGTTTTAAGTAACATGTTTTGTCTTGACGGAATTGAtcaaatgaaaattcaaagcTACCACGAATGGTTTAGAGCTGGAGTTTCGCATTGGTTAGATATATCTGTGTACAAAGCATTAAGAAGAATTGAAAGAGCTGTTGAGTTTGATACACTTCAACCAGTTGACTCCAGTGTGCAGTACAGTTCAAGTGCCGTTGATACTTTAACGATATTCTACCAAATAAAAGTCTTCTGGACTCAATTAGCTTGGCCAGACATCGAAGGCTCCTACACCTTTATTGCTAAGATAATAGATGATATCTGTAAGTGTACGATTTCATATGCTGATATGATGGCGTCAAAAGCTGAAAAAGTTGATCTACAAATTCAGAATTCAGAAAACAATAGCAGTGTTTATGACAACAAATTTGAAGTATCAAATGCTTGGTGCTTTGCTATCAATAACATTGACTACATTAGAACTTCAATCGAACCCTTGACTCATGATTTAGGTCTCCAAGACATCATTGATAGTCTAAGTGAAAGCAAAACTCAACAGGAAGCTGACCGTTGTCGACAAACTCTGCAACTTCTCATCAACAATACTACggacactgtaaaaaataaaattatcgaatTACTTGAAGTTGTAGCAAGTAAAATGCAGCCTGCTATGAGTAGATATTTGATGGAAGGCGCTGAGTTAATAGACACTACGAGCAATGCAATGGATCGCTTGCTACAGTATTTAGATTCAAATATCACGACATTGCATGATAATCTTAATGAAGATAATTTTGAACGTGTTCTTTTGGTTATCTGGGAAATAATGTCAGAAACTTTGTATAGACTCGTGCattcaaatttggaaaaacGTAGACCTCCatcattttattcaaatcttaATCGTACTTTACATACATTAAtaagatttttcaatttggGTGCTGATGAGACTGCAAATGtacaaattttggaaaaaatagaACGGCTTCTTAGTCTTCATGGACTTGAAACAGCGGAATTGATTCATCGGTATCATTTGGAACGGGcacaagaacaaaaaaatattaaggaaGCTTCCCTTGGAATGCTCACCGTTCGTGCCCAATTCATCAGCAATTCATTGAATGTACAAATTCTAAATGCCCGAAATCTCCGCCCTATGGATAGTAATG gagATTTAATAGGCAAGCTGTCTACTCTTGAGCGCAAACTACATTCAAAGAGTAAACAACCGACTAAAAGACTGAAAGAGATGAAGACAA GAAAATGTGATTCCTACGTAAAAATAAGACTATTGCCGGAGGAAAAATTCTGTGACGTAAAATTGCCGAAAACTCATGTGCAGAAAGAAACACTTTTTCCTCTTTTTGATGAGACTGTTAACAT TTCTTTGACTCCAGAACAAAGGAATATTGAGGATGCAATTGTAGTTTTTGATGTTAAAGATAAAGATTTTCTACGAACTAGATTTATGGCAGAAGCATTTTTGCAGTTTAGTGATATTCCTGATACCGGTCATGATGTTGGAATCGATTCTCTGgatcaaattcatttaaaattatcacgaCCAGTggataaaa caaCTGATGTAATTCGTGCCTTAGAACATCGAAAAGGAGATAATCAAGCGATGGATTTCATTGCTAAATTCAATGCGAAGTTAAATTCAAGataa
- the LOC130670735 gene encoding protein unc-13 homolog 4B isoform X5 has product MDEEAMWKGFYEKIVKEKESKVEKTEHDLRIQDSDGGFFENLGTLLAEKVRAQELAEGPLPVKSDNNYEEDVISEGGSIEEPTEALLESDSDRDENEQALDIVIGSVGWNIEELYTALVYMTQHQIGYDVTNECGREALLNHLQQAFKVDNELHSQVIEETQNMEAPVMHLNVEVIEAKELISKDSNGKSDPFCALYLESAPTRRYNTAVKTTTLTPVWEEHFELPLEDAENDTLCLEVWDFDAAETVPEKMSKVKDVKGVRGLVKLAKEIAVTATTGSHDNEFIGRCKIPLKDIPVTGHTTWYSLEKKNKSKRRGVVKLRLAFSAEHNTQVAAQEHRHLVRILLLHELETEKVEKYCWCGRWSAPSEALILQHSAQRGLLARNVSLAQWVEYSRIHQQHPLHFSVFNKVAVELLRPLENCLFSKDEEKLFWDATRKIIYSCLNSIRKIRRLSPGDKNVMTQMGAILGILSSISSLRIPEDFELFPTKMFGWFPEPDDTKVDVMKALEYSVIQGGAEWFDHILNNNTPESDSDDDALKYQIKVIQLIRADLQRAMEIYDRMFIKKINFPYARTLYIMYEKRISDMCMVIIEDVCLRLKRIEVDSHDEAELTLGTTLFELYLTLQRYAVLSNMFCLDGIDQMKIQSYHEWFRAGVSHWLDISVYKALRRIERAVEFDTLQPVDSSVQYSSSAVDTLTIFYQIKVFWTQLAWPDIEGSYTFIAKIIDDICKCTISYADMMASKAEKVDLQIQNSENNSSVYDNKFEVSNAWCFAINNIDYIRTSIEPLTHDLGLQDIIDSLSESKTQQEADRCRQTLQLLINNTTDTVKNKIIELLEVVASKMQPAMSRYLMEGAELIDTTSNAMDRLLQYLDSNITTLHDNLNEDNFERVLLVIWEIMSETLYRLVHSNLEKRRPPSFYSNLNRTLHTLIRFFNLGADETANVQILEKIERLLSLHGLETAELIHRYHLERAQEQKNIKEASLGMLTVRAQFISNSLNVQILNARNLRPMDSNGDLIGKLSTLERKLHSKSKQPTKRLKEMKTRKCDSYVKIRLLPEEKFCDVKLPKTHVQKETLFPLFDETVNISLTPEQRNIEDAIVVFDVKDKDFLRTRFMAEAFLQFSDIPDTGHDVGIDSLDQIHLKLSRPVDKTTDVIRALEHRKGDNQAMDFIAKFNAKLNSR; this is encoded by the exons atggATGAAGAAGCGATGTGGAAAggattttatgaaaaaatagttaaagaaaaagaatcaaaagttgaaaaaacaGAACATGATctcag aattcAAGATTCAGACGGAGGATTTTTCGAGAACTTGGGAACGTTATTAGCAGAAAAAGTTCGAGCTCAAGAGCTTGCAGAAGGACCGCTACCAGTTAAATCTGACAATAATTACGAGGAGGATGTAATAAGCGAGGGAGGAAGTATAGAAGAACCAACTGAAGCTCTACTGGAATCCGACAGTGATAGAGATGAAAATGAACAAGCTTTGGATATTGTCATTGGCTCAGTTGGTTGGAAT ATCGAAGAACTTTATACGGCTCTTGTTTATATGACGCAACACCAAATCGGTTATGATGTTACAAATGAATGTGGACGGGAAGCTTTGCTTAACCATCTGCAGCAAGCTTTCAAGGTTGACAATGAGTTACATTCGCAAGTTATAGAGGAAACTCAAAACATGGAG GCACCGGTAATGCATCTAAATGTTGAAGTAATCGAAGCTAAAGAGCTTATTTCAAAAGATTCAAATGGCAAAAGTGATCCATTTTGTGCACTTTATCTTGAATCAGCACCAACTCGAAGATACAACACGGCTGTTAAGACAACAACATTGACTCCAGTTTGGGAGGAACATTTTGAATTACCTCTAGAAGATGCCGAAAATGATACTCTGTGTCTTGAAGTTTGGGATTTTGATGCAGCTGAAACGGTACCGGAAAAAATGAGCAAAGTAAAAGATGTTAAAGGTGTACGTGGATTAGTAAAACTAGCTAAAGAAATTGCAGTTACTGCGACGACTGGTAGTCatgataatgaatttattggTCGATGTAAAATACCATTGAAAGACATTCCGGTAACTGGACACACAACATGgtattcacttgaaaaaaaaaataaatctaaacgACGTGGTGTCGTTAAACTCAGACTGGCATTCAGTGCAGAACATAATACTCAAGTTGCAGCACAAGAGCATCGGCATCTAGTTAGAATTTTACTTCTTCATGAATTGGAAAcagaaaaagttgaaaaatattgttggtgTGGTCGTTGGTCTGCTCCATCTGAAGCTTTGATTCTTCAACATAGTGCGCAACGTGGATTGTTAGCAAGAAATGTTTCATTGGCGCAATGGGTTGAATACTCACGTATTCATCAACAACATCCGCTTCatttttctgtttttaatAAAGTCGCTGTCGAATTACTCAGACCGTTGGAAAATTGTTTGTTTTCAAAAGacgaagaaaaattattctggGATgctacaagaaaaattatttattcgtgtTTAAATAGCATTAGAAAAATAAGAAGACTTTCTCCTGGTGATAAAAATGTTATGACACAAATGGGCGCTATTTTAGg aatccTATCATCTATTTCTTCACTTCGAATTCCTGaggattttgaattatttcctacaaaaatgtttGGCTGGTTTCCTGAGCCAGATGATACAAAAGTTGACGTGATGAAGGCATTAGAGTATTCAGTAATTCAAGGCGGAGCTgaatg GTTTGATCatatattgaataataatactcCAGAAAGTGATAGTGACGATGATGCACTTAAGTATCAAATAAAAGTAATCCAATTAATTAGAGCAGATCTTCAGCGGGCAATGGAAATTTATGACCGtatgtttatcaaaaaaattaattttccctACGCACGTACACTTTACATCATGTATGAAAAACGAATAAGTGATATGTGTATGGTAATTATTGAAGACGTGTGTCTTCGATTAAAACGAATTGAAGTTGACAGTCACGATGAAGCAGAACTTACATTAGGGACAACATTATTTGAGCTGTATCTCACTCTACAACGATACGCTGTTTTAAGTAACATGTTTTGTCTTGACGGAATTGAtcaaatgaaaattcaaagcTACCACGAATGGTTTAGAGCTGGAGTTTCGCATTGGTTAGATATATCTGTGTACAAAGCATTAAGAAGAATTGAAAGAGCTGTTGAGTTTGATACACTTCAACCAGTTGACTCCAGTGTGCAGTACAGTTCAAGTGCCGTTGATACTTTAACGATATTCTACCAAATAAAAGTCTTCTGGACTCAATTAGCTTGGCCAGACATCGAAGGCTCCTACACCTTTATTGCTAAGATAATAGATGATATCTGTAAGTGTACGATTTCATATGCTGATATGATGGCGTCAAAAGCTGAAAAAGTTGATCTACAAATTCAGAATTCAGAAAACAATAGCAGTGTTTATGACAACAAATTTGAAGTATCAAATGCTTGGTGCTTTGCTATCAATAACATTGACTACATTAGAACTTCAATCGAACCCTTGACTCATGATTTAGGTCTCCAAGACATCATTGATAGTCTAAGTGAAAGCAAAACTCAACAGGAAGCTGACCGTTGTCGACAAACTCTGCAACTTCTCATCAACAATACTACggacactgtaaaaaataaaattatcgaatTACTTGAAGTTGTAGCAAGTAAAATGCAGCCTGCTATGAGTAGATATTTGATGGAAGGCGCTGAGTTAATAGACACTACGAGCAATGCAATGGATCGCTTGCTACAGTATTTAGATTCAAATATCACGACATTGCATGATAATCTTAATGAAGATAATTTTGAACGTGTTCTTTTGGTTATCTGGGAAATAATGTCAGAAACTTTGTATAGACTCGTGCattcaaatttggaaaaacGTAGACCTCCatcattttattcaaatcttaATCGTACTTTACATACATTAAtaagatttttcaatttggGTGCTGATGAGACTGCAAATGtacaaattttggaaaaaatagaACGGCTTCTTAGTCTTCATGGACTTGAAACAGCGGAATTGATTCATCGGTATCATTTGGAACGGGcacaagaacaaaaaaatattaaggaaGCTTCCCTTGGAATGCTCACCGTTCGTGCCCAATTCATCAGCAATTCATTGAATGTACAAATTCTAAATGCCCGAAATCTCCGCCCTATGGATAGTAATG gagATTTAATAGGCAAGCTGTCTACTCTTGAGCGCAAACTACATTCAAAGAGTAAACAACCGACTAAAAGACTGAAAGAGATGAAGACAA GAAAATGTGATTCCTACGTAAAAATAAGACTATTGCCGGAGGAAAAATTCTGTGACGTAAAATTGCCGAAAACTCATGTGCAGAAAGAAACACTTTTTCCTCTTTTTGATGAGACTGTTAACAT TTCTTTGACTCCAGAACAAAGGAATATTGAGGATGCAATTGTAGTTTTTGATGTTAAAGATAAAGATTTTCTACGAACTAGATTTATGGCAGAAGCATTTTTGCAGTTTAGTGATATTCCTGATACCGGTCATGATGTTGGAATCGATTCTCTGgatcaaattcatttaaaattatcacgaCCAGTggataaaa caaCTGATGTAATTCGTGCCTTAGAACATCGAAAAGGAGATAATCAAGCGATGGATTTCATTGCTAAATTCAATGCGAAGTTAAATTCAAGataa